From the Trabulsiella odontotermitis genome, the window TGCGTTCAAAGCTAGAGAATATCGCCATCAGATGAGTATAGATTTCCCCTATAACTGGCGCATTTGTGTCTATTCTGTCCTTGATGGCTATGAAAGTTATTCCGCGTTTCTTCAGGTCGTCGAGTAAAGTAATGACTTGACCCAATGAACCGCCGAGCCGATCTAGTGCCCAAACTACTAGGGTATCTCCCTCGCGCAATGCTTTCAGGCAGTTCTCCAGTTCCGGCGCACCTTTTTTGTCGCGCTTTGGGCCGCTACGTGAGGTCTGATCCTGATAGATTTGCTCACATCCAGCTTTTGTTAGTTCGTCAACCT encodes:
- a CDS encoding recombinase family protein; the encoded protein is MKIGYARKSTHLQDVAHQVDELTKAGCEQIYQDQTSRSGPKRDKKGAPELENCLKALREGDTLVVWALDRLGGSLGQVITLLDDLKKRGITFIAIKDRIDTNAPVIGEIYTHLMAIFSSFERNRNIERTRSGLAAARARGRVGGRKPSLSEEDVKQIRILLADPEMTVGAVAKRFNVSRMTIYRYTTKS